The sequence CAGCTAGATTGCGTCCCATTGAAAGCGCCTCTGCTTCGTGACGCCACCTTGTGGAAAAAATGAGAAAGCTAAGGAAACGACGTAACATTTCAGTATTTTAACTCTCTGTGCTGGTGAACCTGTGAAAAACACGTGACTTAAGTCCTTATGATTTCTTGCGCACAGACGACCCTGCCGTCGAGCTTCGAAGCGTTCTGCTCAGACGCCATTTTTTTTGGACAGCAATGTAGCCTGCAGAGCTTTTTTATTTTGGTAGTAGCTTCCCGATGCTGCTTGCTTTGACGTCTTCGTCGGAATCGGAACGAcatttaaagggacagacaaccgctcagaacatgaatcgagattaCCCCGGTGATGGAATGAATAACCCCGGTGATGGAACGTGGATTTATATCTTTCATTCATCACTAAAAGTCACAAAACAAAAGACCTTTGGTGCCCCACGCGGCAAGAATATAAAGCTGCATAAGAGGTTcaccacgtgaccttctactagtgtacatggttcctggtctttttattagtattgaaatgcagtatactttttattattatgagactttcctgacttacaatgtgcaggtaagccttcgtttgtagcaagcagaaaagtggcgctgccttcgctatcgttggcttggctcgtctatcgacagaacaacggcgacgggggccagccagccatgacgtaggcgtgtgTTTGGGGAAAAACCctgtacaaatataagaaatattTTTACAACAACGCGAGCTTATTGTACCAgcactttatttttaaaagtgcttgaaaaggtcaaaatgtaggtAGTTCACCGTAGTTACAATCAcccctgtgaaagcagaacgatgggcggctATCACAATTTGTGCggcgggctatcgacatcgctctaACTTAGCGTTGCTGATGGAGGGACCTCAACTTTTTTTAGAGGCTgatcagatcgaaaaattctccTTACTAGATATCCACGCCCTTTGAGAAGTAACGGCagcagatgtaaacactaccgaggaCGAGCTTTGCGtcgtggcataaaaaaaaaaaaaactaggtccttaaaatTCGATTGTGAGTCCCTTTAAGATGGCCACTATCCATTTAGCCATTTGCCGTAGTTGAGTATTGTAAAGCCAGCACATTGCCGCATCTCAGCAACGGCTCCGTGACTTTAGCGATGGCTACTTGGGAATAATGTGGGCAAGTCAACACACCACGAAAGATAAGAGGGCTCTTTGTAATGATCAGAACTTTGGTGGTGGTTAGCGCAGATCTAAGAAAATTTGCTAGCATGGTCGCTGATTTGGTAACTACGAGGGCGTGCATTGCATAAAAGTTGCAAAAAAGCATGTGTGAGCGGCGGGAAATTTTGCTTAAGCAGTCTGTGAACTTTGACGATTACAGTGAACGCAATCAAAACAGGACGGCGACACTGACCTTCCTCGCTTATTAGGGAATGTAAAAGTCTAACGTCCTCGATAAATTTTTACAACTGGATTTGAATACTTCTGACTTGGTCCGCATAACGAACTACAGTCGTTCACAACTGTTTAACACTGAACAGTGCTTTATTGTGTAGTCAGTCAGTCATTCCTACAGGGTTATTTTCATCTCCGTGGTGACCCGCGCACTGTGACTGTGACCCGCGCACCGCGCACTGTGACCCCGCGCACTGTGGTTCAAAGGCAGCCCTGACTCTTTCACTTGAGCCCTATGTTTACTGATGCTACGATGGCGAGCTTAAACTCCGCGTAAGAAACGAGCACCAGAAGGGAGAAGGCCGCTTCCAGAAAGTGCACCTCCTTGAAGACGTCGAGCAGGGAAGTGCCGAACTCCCTGATTTCATGCGCGGTGACGGTCCCTACCCGTTACGAATTGATAGCCAGACTGCACCTGCACTCGGACTCCTGGAACGGGCGTCGCTCCCATGCTAAGAAAGCCTGAAGGATCGGGCGTAAACGTCGATGAGGACGAAGGCGAGGAACGAACTTATCAGGACTGCTGTGGTGAAACTCGGCGTTTGGAACTGATGCCTAGCGGCTGGTTCTAGATCGGCGTGACTTTTCAGCCGGCGGGGCTGGAGCTTGTCCACCAACGAGATGAAGATGTGGCTGCGCAGCATACTCACCAGCTGGCTGGTGAAACGCTGAACGAGAGCGTAGGAAAGGTTTACGTAAGCGCTATCGGAGAAAATTTTGTCGATTGCCACAAGGATCGACTGGCACGTGGCCATGACGTCAATGATTAGGCAGAAAAAGTAGCGTGGCCATGTAATGTGCACTGAGCGTTCTTGAGGATCATCCATTGAGCTCTGTAGTCGGGTGTGTCTGGGTGGTTTCAGGAAGGGCTCACAGGGTATTAAGCGAAACTCGTCCTGGTTACAGTTGCTGGATTGACGCGTCTTCTCAGGTATTGAATGACTTTCTCTCGCCGAGGTATTTTACACTGAAGCACAGGAGCATAGAATTCACACCTTGAAAATGTCATTCAGAAGAGACCCTGTGTCCAGCGTACAAAGGTTTCCTTTGTGTCCTTGGAAAAGTGTTGTAACGGGTCACTGTGGGATCCAAGAACTATGCTGAGCCAACGGGCGCAATGAAATTAACCAACCATACCCGGAAAGGAGTTAGAGCTAGTAGTCAATGTCATAAAGAGGAGCTGGGGACAACAAGCTATAAAAGTGTGGAATCGTCTATCACTAGTAAGACATACTACGGATATGCGTCAAtctcgttattattttttttttctgttgttcggcGATTTTATGCCATTGTCTGACTTCTATGAACTGAAGTTACTCCCGCTCATCGCTTTAACGCGTGCGTAGAGGTGATCGAAGACACTGTGTCGACTTCGGCGTAAACAGTTTGTTTTTGACAGGTAGCTGACAAAGTTTGACATGTGAGCTTTTTCGTCGACTTTGTTCATTCAATAAACAGaagtattctttctttcttttattttctctgtcACCGTAAACCGCAAGAGTTCCGCAGTTTACTAGCTCTGGCATATTTGCGCTATACGCATCTTGTTACAAGCCTAAGGTGCCTAAAGTTATTCACACAAGGACTTGAAGAAAACGCACACCGTAAAACTTCATTGACCATATAATACCGACTTTTCAAAGCATTGACACAACTTTCTGCCACATTCGTCAGagttctggcttttttttttactagactTACTTCACCATTATCATTCTCAAAGAACGCCATCTCTTTTTCTATTGGAATTACCCACTTTTTCTCAGCAATGAATAATTATGCGACACGTTTCGGAGCATTTATTTCACCTTTGCATCCATACTACTGTAGGTTCGGCCATAGTAAACAGCGCCGTGCCGGGAGCAAGCTTGAATTTCCTTGCTtaggaaccaaaaaaaaaaaaaaatgtgcgcagaGACTTTTATGTTGAGTGTACGTGGCTACTGTATTTGCCAAGAAGCTTTTTATCGCGTCACAATAAAAGTCGTGCAAGAAACAGCACTAGCGATATCAGCTGTCAGGTGGAAGGCCAACATCATCAAGGTGGTGTACATAAGACTGCACGGACCATCCCTTGTCTCTGTAACATACTTAAAGAAGTGTTTCATTGTTATACTTTTTTGGCATGTGCCGCGCGTTGACCTTTCTTTAACACTCTCAATGCGTTCCGTTATATAAACAATTCTTTGCTTTTGTTTTCACCTTATTTAAACATAGAAACAATAGATACTAACAGGGACGACCTATCGTTCCCATTGAAAAAAATATAGCAAAAGAGAGTGATACAACAAGAAGACAAATATAAGCAGCAGGACCAACACATAAAGGAGACAGATTCGCAGAATCGGGCGTCCGTCTTCCTTTCGTCGCTGGGCATGGTCGTTTGAACATCTGGCCATTGGTTCGAATCCACAGGTTCGCGACTGCAATAGCAAAGATAGTGCAACAGAATATGTTAGCTAACCTCGACAAGCGGAACGAAATAGTTAAGGGTAGTAAACCGTGCATTTTATTCCGTCGGAAATGTATGGTGCAGGATGTGCTACCATTAACCATTTAGGCGTAGTCGTAGTACAGCACGGTACCTAATCGAATCACATAAGGGTATCTGAGAGGCCCAGCATTTTTAAGGCCTTTGCAAGTGAAACACTCCTACTTGATTTGATAAAAATCTGGCTGACAGGGCACATTATGTTGACTTCTATAAATAAAAATGCTCTATGCGCCTTCGGGCGATATTTAGCTGTAATTGGTAGCCAAATAATGAACAGCAGTTTGTTTTGTTGACCATGCGGTACGCTTGGCGTACATTCAGAATAATTTATTTCTTCCGCTAGCAAAAATATTTTCGTATTTGCCTTGGCGTTTGAATTTGCCTGTTGACATTTCTCTAGTTCACGACAAACAAAGTAGGAAGCTGGGTCTGAAAGCACGTTGTTGTAGTCGGCACCGAGAAGTTTGGGGACCGCGGGATgtgagaaaaagttaaatttcCAGGCAGTTTTCGAGTGTAGACAGTAAAACCATACATCACTGTGCTGGTTGAATGTACGTGCTATTACTTGTTGGAAATACGACTACCACGCACATGTCCAGAATGTGGAAatggacattttcttttttttacattgcgtGGTCCATAAGCATTTGTCGAATGGTCGCAGGCCCTACGAGGATAGAGACAATTGACGTACTGTGCTTTGTGCCGTGTAGCACGGAGCATCCGCCGTGCAAGGTGCGGACGTCGTAGCTGCCGTCCTCGCGCATGTTGTACCAGAAGGCAGCCGAGCCCTGCAATAAGGGACAAGCACACATGAGTGGCGATTACAATGTTCGGGTTAGCTTCATTTCATACTGATTCAACAAGATTGACTTGGTAAAGTTCGCATAGCAAGCCGCAGTAAAATGTTAGTAAAAGTGCAATCTGCTTGTGCATTTTCACTCTGACAGCAAATAGCGACTTCTCAATACCATGAACCACGCCTGTATGTCAGTGGCCATGGCGTCGAGCTCCTGagcgcgaggtcacgggttcgatgcCAACCACCTGGGCCACACTGTGAGATGGCCAAAACAAAAGAACGCTCGAGTACTGCGCAGTGGGCTCTTGTTAAAGAAGCCCAGATGGTCAAATATGATCGGGAGCCCCACACTACGACGTCCCTCTAGACCCACTGAGCAATTTCTGGGCCTCAATTCACCTTAATTTTGACGTGAAGCTATTTTAATATTAGTAAGAGAAGGTCGCTTGCGGAATTAGACTGCACGCACGCCTGCGTGCTGTAACAAAAATTAAACATGGAAGTTTGCTAATGCCtgaataaatgtaacttgtgCAATTGGTTACGTTGTTTCTGCACCCACGTTCCCATTCCCCATTTTTCAAGACGCACAAGTCATTTCCTCTGCTCTACTGCGACTGCGTCCGTGATATAGCCCACCCATCTTTTTCCCTCAGTACTGTGAAAGCAGGCAATACAACATTCGCACATTAAGGGTAGTCTTATCGAGTGGACAGATGGTTCGAAAAACGCTACACCCCTGTGCCTGCTATTATTCACTACGGGTGGTAACACTATATGTAATAGGCTACGAAACAGgctccaggaaaaaaaaaacaacttcgcAAAATGGAACTGAAGCTCGCTGCAGTGTTGTGATGCCGGAAGTCGTTGTGTGACACAGTGATCGCGATAAGGAAACTGAAAAGGCATAACACCGGAAAATGGAAGACCATGAAGGCCAAAGGCTACGTCACGTTAGCACCGTCTCAAACGGTGTGTGAGCACTCCTGTCAAGCGAACGACAGGGCCCTGTCATCCGTGTTTCTTCCTGGGGAGTCATCTGTCGGTCACACGAGCCTTGCCATCATTCTAAAATTGGTTGTCACTTTGCATAGATACTAGCTCATTCAATTTCCATCGAGTTGATTCCCGGGTGTTACTATCGCCACTGCGTTTTGTTTGTTTAATAGTTGTTACTGATTCATGACCAGGCGTCTATGAGGAGTGTTATACAATTTAGACAACAGTCTGAAAATGAGAATTCAGGGTGGGTTCAATAGTGAACCGACCCTGAATTTTCAGCTTTCTCGTTCTTTACATCGCAGATGTTTCTTGTGTTGCCGTAGAAAATTTACAAAAAGGCCACTCATAAGCGTCACTTTCGTTTACATCGCGAGGCGCCTTATGTTCTACAAGGTTTCAAGCGATCCTTCCAAGTGATCTTTCTGTGAATAGGTATGCGGCCCATTTCTCTGCGTCCGGACTTCGACATGCACTTGCACACTGAAAGAATGGCGTTACCTTAAAGTTTCATGCTTTGCCGAAAGAAGAAGTAAGCGCTAGATGCGGCGATTACGTCAAGATGAAAATTGTTTTGAGAGTgtgatagagaaaaagaaatacacgTAGCGTTATGAAAGAAACTATGTGCTGTCACAATACGCAAATGTAAaggaaaaaatacaaaaaaaacgaAGAGTTTGTACAGCCGACTAGAATCTTTGCGAACATATTATAACTGATGGCCCATGTAATACTACGTTACGCATTTCCTTGAAGAGCATTTTCCAGCTTTTCTGTTTTATATTCATTTAGGCAGGTCGTTGACAAAGTTCCAGGTTTACGAAGGTTCTGTTATTTGAGTCCcggtaatttaaaaaaaatcttcgtacgactttttctttttcatttcaaaTAGAGTGATCCATGGACTCTTTCTTACCATTCGCGGAGTGACAGCCGCCTTGGCGTAGGGCAACGCAGTCGCACCTCCCAAACCCACGTCTGAAAGCTGCCATGGTAAAAGTAACGGTAAAGAAAATATGCCATTTATTACGGCAGCACAGTTATAACGACCATCAGAAGGCGAGGACCACCTTTGTGAAATAGTAAAAAGAAAAGCGACAATggaaaaatgaaattaaatgggGTTTACTACTACTGGCAGAGACGGTGTATGAAATAGTAGATTATAATAGTCTTCAAGGAAGTGTTTTTCACGTATTTTAGTCTCCCTACCCTGAAAGGGGAAGATGGGGAGAATAGGCTGTTGCGTAGAGGAGGAAGTTGAAGTGTTGAAATGGGGGGGAAGGGGATTGTTGGTGTTGAGTTGCGATAGATGTAGCACATATCATGATCACGATGAATTTATTTCACCATACACATGGTCGCAGCTTTTGGGCAAAAATCTGTGCGAAACAGCTTGACTGCGCCCAAGAGACCCCATCAAGGTAGAGCAGCGTGACGATGTAAACATCagtaaaaaaactaaataaacaaCAAAATGAGGTGTTCAAATAAAATGAGCGTGCAGCTAATACAGAACACATAGTTCAATACAGCATCAGTAGCCAACATGTCATTAGGTGTCCAGCATCCACATTGAAATTTCAAGAAAGTTACGTGTGTAGCTGATACATGAAACCATTTCATACATAAGTAAAACTAAGGAAGTAATGTAGTTCAAGAAAAAttgaaaacaataaatgaaattacAACAACGAAACACTTGACAGGTTATACAAAAATCACTTCAAGTTCAACAACTCTTAGATACATAAATATTTAGGCCAGTGTTAAGTATTTTTATCATTATGTGTTAAGAAACTGCTGCCTCAACTGGTTTAACGTAGGCATATGTGAAATGCGCAGCTATTTAAAACTGACGGGAGATTATATCTTAGTGGCTTATGTTTATATTTAGTTCTAAAGCGAGGAACATACCCGTCATCAGTATTTCTTGTGGCATCAATATGTTCATGGCGTTCTAGAGATGCGGTTGCGGTTAAGATGTCATGAAAGAGGCTgtttgaaaaataaaacgcaCGTAAAATTCGAAAGTTCTACAAAGTTGTCACGCCAGTGATATTATAGGTCCCGAACAAGGGACCGGTGTTCCTTGTTCAGGGCCACCAGTTGGGTGATTTCCAATGTACCGGATGATTATTTTCTGCACTGCAAGGATTTGGCCTTCAACGCTGCTGAGCTCGACTTAGTACTCAGACGCAAGGCTCCCCACCTGATCCGGTAATACGGTCAGTGGAGATACAACCCCCGATCTCACCTTGGGACAACCTCCAGGTTGGAGGACAACCTCCACATGGGACAACCTCCAGGAggggctaggcagtgaccattacatactTGACATTCTGTTGTGTGTCAAACCCAGACCGCCCGCGAGATATGAGTATGTGGACTTGGACCTTTTTCGGAAAATAAAAATGACACAGTCCCACCAGACGAGACCTATACAGATCTGCTAGAGAATCTGAACATGGCAGTTAaaggagcaaccaaagaaatcatTACGGATCTTGAAGTTCCTAAAATGGACTCGAGACTCGCTCACCTTCTGGAGGCCAAACACGCCGTCTCAGCCACGTGGAAGACCCAAAAGCTTGATCGTAGACTCAGATCGAAAATCGCGCTTCTTAACAAGGAGATTGAAACCTATTCGGCCCAGCTGGCCCtgcagcaatgggatgagacgtgtacCGAAACGGACGGGCGTATGCGGAGAGGTAGCAAATCGAGCTTATTGAAAAGTCTCGTCGACGATAAACAGTCTAAGGACACCATTAGCCTTGCAACGGATAGGTTTATAAAGAAGCAAATCACAATCGGTCTCACCGACAGGGAATTCGCCAACAACTTAGCGCATACTTATCCCCCCCTCGCCAAAGACGCGGATCGACCGGTAGAGCGTGTAAACTGCATAGGACTCTGGGCACCTGATCTAGATGAACCTTTCACCGTGTCAGAGATCAGACACGTTCTCTTCAATCTAAATGACAgatcagccccgggacctgatggaatcacGAATAAACTCCTGAGGAACCTAGACGATAGGGCAATCGATATAGTCACGGCCGAAATCAACGAGGTATGAGAAACTGGACAGGTCATGATAGACTGACGTACtgcaaaagtggtactcatacccaaaccaggaaaacccccacatataaataatctgcGGCCTATTTCCCTTACATCGTGCATCGCCAagtttgcggagcacgcgatacataacaggatcactgaacatattgaaaacaaggagctctttagacacaacctaatcggctttagacaggcgttgtccgcacaggacgctatgcttttgcttaagaaacCAATAtttgataaccctactcgcgacgGGAGAGGAGtcctcgcactggacctctccaaggTATTCGACAGGGTCGCGTATAAACACATCCTGACGGAGGTTTCCTCTCTTAACCTTGGTGagcggtttcatgattacaccagctctttcctcgcggatcgcaaggcacacctccgactAGGCACGATCTCGGGAGGACCCTACAaactaggcacctgcggcacccctcagggctcgctcctctccctgctattattcaatatagccatgcacaaactctccactcgcctcgaTGCAATCCCGAACGGGGGTAACGCCATTTATGCGAACGACATCACGACCTGGGCGccgggcggatcgctagccatgctcgaacactgGTTACAAAGCGCTTTGGAGGCCACCGAAtactttctttcaaacacgggccttgaactttcccccgctaaatcagagctactgtTATACCACCAGTCCAGACAAGGGGTCAGtaaccttgcgcctctggaaactctgccgacACAAATTCGAGCTAAGAACGGGCATCCCATACCGAATGGACTCGGTCAAGATTCTACGTCTCGtcattgatgccaagggctgtaactcgacggccctcaacgGGCTCACTGGAAAGGCTAGTATTGTCCTAAGACTTGTAAcgcgcgtctcaaatcgaagaggtgGTCTCAAAAAGGACAATTTGCTCAGAActtatcaggcattcttcctgagtcatgtttCTACATCGTGCCGTACCTTAATTGAGGAAAAGCGGAAAAGgtcaagctcgactccctaatcagaaccggcctcaagcgcgtactcggccttccgcagtccacaagcactgagaagctgctggagctagaattccataacaccatcgatgagctaatagaagctcacacagtgGCTCAAATAATGAGGCTTTCATCCTCTAAGCCAGGGatcaagattttagaagaagcgggaatccaacccCGACATTAACCGGCGACCGAAGTTAGCTTTACTTGGAAAACCAGAACTCGCATCATGGTTTTCCCTgtcccgcgaaacatccacccagtgcataacgagggtagaagaTTTGCGAGAGCCacgtccatccttaaaaagatcaatcagcaCAAACTAGATACCccctttgtcgatgctgccaaatatgacagtggggataagttcgctgtctcggtggtagacgcgggggGCAACCTGGTCAATACAGCCTCAGGTTATatgaagtttgcccatgtggcggagaaAGCGGCGATTTCTCTGGCTTTTCACAgttcaaaagttcccgctattgTCTTCTCGGACTCGCCCACGGCGATTAGATGCTTCTCGTCCGCCCTCGtgtctgaacaggcgaacagtatcgtgaacaaagcacttcaaagaactagggagagcagcgaaggaggataccacatctcgtggttcccagcccatctagatagttCAATTTACCAGCTTGAATGTAATCCTGACGAGCAGGCCTACAGGAGATGcgcgatttcacgtaccgcgctgtcgcgggtagccaggcttggaacgaggtcaacttccacaaagatccattatgtactttctaCGAAATTGTTTtccattatcgactgggcaggaggacatttccaccccctccccccaaattGAACGAACcgcaggctagcacactcagacttctgcaaacccttTCGTATCCCGCTCCTCGGTcccttaacaggatagatccggACCCTTAACAGTCGTGTCCCAGATgcggtcatgactcatgctcttttgaacacttgctctggctgtgcccagccctta comes from Dermacentor andersoni chromosome 9, qqDerAnde1_hic_scaffold, whole genome shotgun sequence and encodes:
- the LOC129384171 gene encoding prolyl 4-hydroxylase subunit alpha-2-like translates to MSLARRVRRPTKTGSVTVKNGGVSKTGNLEQLDEEDKESGDRIATFMFYLSDVGLGGATALPYAKAAVTPRMGSAAFWYNMREDGSYDVRTLHGGCSVLHGTKHIANLWIRTNGQMFKRPCPATKGRRTPDSANLSPLCVGPAAYICLLVVSLSFAIFFSMGTIGRPC